A single Oncorhynchus mykiss isolate Arlee chromosome 24, USDA_OmykA_1.1, whole genome shotgun sequence DNA region contains:
- the LOC110503573 gene encoding uncharacterized protein LOC110503573, whose amino-acid sequence MDKARHCLIYHYHNQTVTVEPRVSLVGNISEGDFSILLVSVTVQRSGTYLCRLRSPHGYSDIHESHTQVTVVERSGQHRSFPGDLHKPGVNHPDWLLPLCCVLFSLFLVGGVTVGICVCRRRSPRQQNDKCHIQVNVTRGEDTREANGNKDTNCYVTLQRLRAPPPPTPSRGEGIYVTMHGTPAGPSGVHSKPQTHPSRKTLPEEWRQQEIPTKPQHCP is encoded by the exons ATGGATAAAGCCCGGCACTGTctcatataccactaccataacCAAACTGTCACCGTTGAACCCAGAGTGTCTCTGGTTGGGAACATCTCTGAAGGTGACTTCTCGATCCTGCTGGTGTCGGTGACAGTCCAACGTAGTGGCACCTACCTGTGTCGCCTGCGTTCTCCACATGGCTATTCAGACATTCATGAGAGTCACacacaggtcacagtggtggagaGATCAG GGCAGCACAGGAGTTTCCCAGGAGATCTCCATAAACCTGGTGTAAACCATCCGGATTGGCTGTTGCCTCTCTGCTGCGTGCTTTTTTCACTCTTCCTGGTGGGCGGAGTCACAGTGGGAATATGCGTGTGTCGGAGGAGGTCACCGCGGCAACAAAATGACAAGTG TCACATCCAGGTGAACGTAACACGCGGAGAAGACACACGGGAAGCCAATGGAAACAAG GACACAAACTGCTATGTCACGCTCCAGAGGCTCAGGGCCCCGCCCCCTCCCACACCCTCTAGAGGAGAGGGCATCTACGTTACCATG CACGGCACTCCCGCTGGGCCTTCAGGTGTCCATTCCAAGCCCCAGACTCACCCCAGCAGAAAGACTCTCCCAGAGGAGTGGCGGCAACAGGAAATACCCACAAAGCCCCAACACTGCCCTTGA